Genomic segment of Rhinoderma darwinii isolate aRhiDar2 chromosome 12, aRhiDar2.hap1, whole genome shotgun sequence:
GTAGACAGAGCCTAGATTATAGAAGGCCCGGTCTTTATATTATACACTTCAGTAGACAGAGCCTAGATTATAGAAGGTCTGTTCTTTATATGATCCACTTCAGTAGATGGAGCCTAAATTGTAGAAGGCCCGGTCTTAATATCATGTACTTCAGTAGATAGAGCCTAGATTGTGGAAACTAGGTCTTTATATGATACACTTCAGTAGATGGAGCCTAGATTgtaaaaggcctggtcattataTCATCCACTTCAGTAGATGGAGCCTAGATTGTAGAAGGCCCGGTCTTAATATCATGTACTTCAGTAGATAGAGCCTAGATTGTGGAAACTAGGTCTTTATATGATACACTTCAGTAGATGGAGCCTAGATTgtaaaaggcctggtcattataTCATCCACTTCAGTTGATGGAGCCTAGATTGTAGAAGGCCCGTTCGTTATATGATTCACTTCAGTGGATGGTTCCGTCATACACCAGGATGAATGGTCCTCATGGTCTCTACTACTTCCTGTGCAGTATATTTTGAAATGTTCAGTCCACACAGGAAGTTATGAGGAATGTCGCAGTTATTAATCGTCAATTTCTCTGTTTCCACCATGATGAATTTTATTGCTGGACACTTCCATGAGTACAATGCTGAAGTAACCCCTTGTAGATGTTACTTGATCTAGAATGGAGGGGGAGCTGTGATTAGGACCTGCACGTTGTTAGTTACAGTCTGGAAATTTGTGCGCGTCCTCAAACTCCTCGCTGATCTCCTTCCATTCTTCAGAGCTGGATGAAAACTAAAAATAAAGAAAGACAGAGCTGACATTAAAATCCATATTAACATATCCAGAAATCCATTAAGAGATCCTGTAGACAGTGGAACCAGAAATTGCTGCAACTACAAGACCTCAACCCAGTAGAAGAAACCATCAACAATAAGAAAGGATGAAATCCTGGAGACATTATATGTAGAGATGTTCTGTAATATTCTTTACACTGACCTTCATGTACTCATTCCTCAGAGTGACAGCAGAACAGGTGTCAGGTGTTATACGGCCCGATGCTGGAAGCTTCTACTGGACGTGACATGTTCTATAGATCGTCCTGTAGATCGGGATCTGAGTCTTATGTTCTGCTGTTATTACCTCCTGCATCCAGGTTTCTTTTTCATATATTACTGTCCTGGACCTTCTCCCGTATGATGATGGTAAAGCCTTTCCAGGACATATTCAGACATAAATGCTGAGGAGGCAGGAAAACATATGTCACTTATACAACCAAGATGAGAAACATCCTAACAACCTCCTATTCCACCGAGGGCCACACTACTTCTAATGAGGGCCcccccatacaatgcactgggaGAAACCATACATGAACTCATGGGTAACACATCTCTGTAAATATACAAACCTGGAGATCTGAATATGTCAGGTAGgtcaggaggaagaagaagagtgttAACCACTCCGTTATTATAGCCACTATATTGCAGATCTAGAAGACGAGACTTAATAAGAAATAAAAGACAATATTACTGGACATTTCCTCATCATCAATATCTCCGGTATAATAGAAAATTATAGAAGCTGCAAGAACATGAAGAAAACAAACAATGAAGAATATTGAGATCCGATCAAGAAAATCTATGAAATAAATAGTAGTTCTTACCGTATCACAGCGACTATCCTCACACAGATGTCCTATCACTGGAATCCTGGATGCAGCACCTTATGGGTGGATGTATATAGGACAATTAACATTAagatgtgtgacattatatatccCTGTATTGTCTGCCCTTATAATCCCAGAGATGACAGAAGGGTCAGGTAGAAGTTAGTGACCCTTATCTAATACGACCAACTAACCATGAGACCAACTGGAATCTGACTCACTGGTCAAAGGTGAGAAGACGCCATATTATGTTAGGATGAAGCCATATATCTGTCTATATGGGAAAGGGAAGATAGTGAGTGCACGTGCATTTCCTAAACTTCCCCCTAATTGGAGTAAGTATAATCCCACGGGGACCCTCATGTGAACTACCTTGGTCAGAAAGAAAAGCCACGAGTGTTCACATGCTGCATTACCATACAGAGTGGGGAATCTCTGATCCCTGTTTGGATGATCCGGGGTCCTTGTATTATAAAAGGATACAGATCACTGCAGTGATGGCAGTGATGACACTTACAGCCATTCTCACATGGCAGACATATCTGCGGCTGAATGATAATTTATATAGGTATTTGGATTGGACCaggttgtatatggtgccacatccAAATGCCAAGACCGCTCCTGTTTTATGAATGGTCTCATACTCGAACATCTAGAGAAGAAACACAAGTAGATTAGACTAGACCTTTCTCCAATCACTTTGCGTTTAGCTGTGTATGAGGGTTTAATGGTGGATGATATTAACAAACCGTAAAGGAGCCGGTCAATACTATTCCAATACATGATGTGCAGGCCAGTCCGAGCAGGATCTTCTGTGCCCACTCCTGATTCATATCACGGGCTGCTGCCCGGAACATCATGAATTTATACTGGGCAAAAGCCAGTGGGAAACCTGAAAGAGAAGGAAAGAAATGAGAACATCTAGTGAACATCTATGACCCAgtgtgtggaagacccgactagaggtggcgCTGTgtaggatctggtaatttctagtcATGCTGAGCTTGTTGAGAAAGTCTCTGttggtgaaaacctcggtaacagtgaccataatatagttacatttcacttatactgtaaaaaaacaaacacaagctgggagggcaaaaacacttaattttaatccCACAAATAGTTCCATGAACTTAATAGATGAGCTGGTGCAGATCTTCTCTCATCTACAAGTGAACGTTTCATCTTCCACAGATGAAGATGGAAATACTTTAACACTGAGCCCTCGTGGAATAAGACCCTTCTATAAGTACTTCTCTAGAAATGCTTTATTCCACAATATTTTTTACTTCTTGTGGAGTAGACCCTTAAGAGCATGAACATAATTTGGGCTAAATCCATGTTAATGCTTGTATATCCACAACTTCCAATAACCGGATATGATCATCTTCCTATGAAATCTGTGACATCCTTTAGGTACGTAGGGATACACATATACTTTACTAGCCCAATTTAAACTCAAATCGGAAGCGTGACTCAAACTACATAGATCACTAGATCTGGGTAGAACTAATTTGCTTAAGATGGTCTAGATGcttaaattattatatttattacataatGCTACCATCTGGCTCCCGAAGTAAATACTCTCTTTATGTCTCTCATATGGGGAGGTGGCCATGTTCGTATTAAACTAGAGAACTTGCAATGGGAAAGAGAGGGAGATATGGATTCTTGTAATACTCTACTTCACCATTAGTTGAAAACAGACATGTTGTATTAGTTTGTATCAGGCGATAGAAGCTAACGGGTTTAAAGTACCCACAAAAAAATACCTTCTCTATATCTTAAGCACAAACGATGGTGGCGTATTAGAACTAAGCCGGGGATATCAGGCTGTAGACAATTCACCGCCATATTAGATCACCCATGGCTCTCTGAATTACATACAGTTACACAGTATTTATATGGTGAACATCATCAACCATGGAGGCATAGTCTCAAAGCCaagttttatagatttttctattGCCTTCAATAGTCTAGGACATGCATTGCATgtaaactacttttttttttttcggattGAGGGAAGGAGTAGGGAGAGGGGTGGCTTGTTTGCTGTTTGGGGTTGGCTTGTTTGTTGTAtgatgtaaaatattttttttttaaatcacttgatTTAAAAAGATGTAAGACCAGAAGCTAATACAAGATCAGAAAACAGCATAGAGGTCAGTGAAGAGGAAAACCGTAACACGGATATgatgaaatacattttattatagaAATATTGATGTTGATGTTAATTTGCCAGTCAACAGTGCCCACATCACTTGGCAAATTCTAGAAGGCCAGGTCTTTAAAGTATCCACTTTAGTAGATGGAGCGTAGATTGTAGAAGGCCCAAACTCTATATTATGCACTTTAGTAGATGAAGCCTAGATTGTAAAAGGTCTGGTCTTTATATCATCCACTTCAGTAGATGGAGCCGAGATTGTAGAAGACCCGTTCTCTATATCATCCACTTCAATAGATGGAGCCGAGATTGTAGAAGGCCCGGTCTTTATATTACCCACTTCAGTAGATAGAGCCGAGATTGTAGAAGGCCCAGTCTTTATGTTATTGACTTCAGTGGATGAAGCCTAGATTATAGAACTCACAGTCTTTATACTATCCACTTCAATAGATAGAGTCTAGATTGTAGAAGGCCCGGTCTTTATATCATCCACTTCAGTAGATAGAGTCTAGATTGTAGAAGGCTCGGTCTTTATATCATCCACTTCAGTAGATAGAGTCTAGATTGTAGAAGGCCCGGGCCTTTATATCATCCACTTCAGTAGATACAGCCTAGATTGTAGAAGGCCTGATCCTTATATTATCCACTTCAGTAGATGGAGCCTAGATTGTAGAAGGCCTGGTCTTTATATGATTCACTTCAGTGGATGGTTCCTTCATACACCAGGATAATTGGTCTTCCTGGTCTCTACTACTTCCTGTGCAGTATATGTTGTAATGTTCAGTCGACACAGGAAGTTATGAGGAATGCCGCAGTTATTAATCGTCCATTTCTCTGTTTCCACCATGATAAATTTTATTGCTGGACACTTCCATGAGTACAATGCTGAAGTAACCCCTTGTAGTTGTTACTTGATCCAAAATGGAGGGGGAGCTGTGATTAGGACCTGCACGTTGTTAGTTACAGTCTGGAAAGTTGTGCACGTCCTCAGACTCCTCGCTGATCTCCTTCCACTCATCAGGGGCGATGAAAACTGAAAATAAAGAAAGACAGACCTGACATTAAAATTTATATTTACATGTCCAGAAATCCATGATGAGATCCTGCAGATAGCAGAACCAGAAACCATTACAACTACAAGACCTCAACCCAGTAGAAGAAACCATCAACAATAAGAAAGGATGAAATCCTGGAGACATTATATGTAGAGATGTTCTGTAATATTCTTTACACTGACCTTCATGTACTCATTCCTCAGAGTGACAGCAGAACAGGTGTCAGGTGTTATACGGCCCGATGCTGGAAGCTTCTACTGGACGTCACATGTTCTATAGATCGTCCTGTAGATCGGGATCTGAGTCTTATGTTCTGCTGTTATTACCTCCTGCATCCAGGTTTCTTCTTCATATATTACTGTCCTGGACCTTCTCCCGTATGATGATGGTAATGCCTTTCCAGGACATATTCAGACATAAATGCTGAGGACGCAGGAAAACATATGTCACTTATACAACCAAGATGAGAAACATCCTAACAACCTCCTATTCCACTGAGGGCCACAATACTTCTAATGAGGGCCCCATACATTGCACTGGGAGAAACCATACATGAACTCATGGGGTAACACATCTCTGTAAATATACAAACCTGGAGATCTGAATATGTCAGGTAGgtcaggaggaagaagaagagtgttAACCACTCCGTTATGATAGATATTATATTGCAGATCTAGAAGACGAGACATAATAGGAAATAAAAGACAATATTACTGGACATTTCCTCATCATCAATATCTCTGGAATAATAGAAAATTATAAAATCTGCAAGAACATGAAGAAAACAAACAATGAAGAATATTGAGATCAGATCAAGAAATCAGAAAAGTCAATGAGAAAATCTGTGAaataaatagaagttcctacctcTACACAGGGAATATCCTCACACAGATGTCCTATCACTGGAATCCTGGATGCAGCACCTTATGGGTGGATGTATATAGGAACATAAACATAAAGATGGGTGACATTATATATCCCTGTATTGTCTGCCCTTATAATCCCAGACATGACAGAAGGGTCAGGTAGAAGTTAGTGACCCTTGTCTAATACGACCCGCCAACCATGAGGCCAATTGGAATCTGACTCACTGGACAAAGGCCAGAAAACGCCATATTATCTTAGGATGGAGCCATATATCTGTCAATATGGGAAAGGGAAGATAGTGAGTGCACGTGCATTACCTAAACTGCCCCCTAATTGGAATAAATGTGAACACCCAGAAGTGAAACTTCATGTGAAACTTTTTGGTCAAAAAAGAATAGCCACGAGTGTTCACATGCTGCATTACCATACAGAGAGGGGAATCTCTGATCCCTGTTGGGAAGATCCGGGGTCCTTGCATTATAAAAGGATACAGATCACCGCAGTGATGGCAGTGATGACACTTACAGCCATTCTCACATGGCAGACATATCTGCGGCTGAATGATAATTTATATAGACATTTGGATTGGACCAGGTTGTATATGGTGCCGCATCCAAATGCCAAGACCGCTCCTGTTTTATGAATGGTCTCATACTCGAACATCTAGAGAAGAAACACAAGTAGATTAGACTAGACCTTTCTTCAATCACTTTGCGTTTAGCTGTGTATGAGGGTTTAATGGTGGATGATATTAACAAACCGTAAAGGAGCCGGTCAACACTATTCCAATACATGACGTGCAGGCCAGTCCGAGCAGGATCTTCTGTGCCCACTCCTGATTGATCTCACAGGCTGCTGCCCGTAACGTCATGAATTTATACTGGGCAAAAGCCAGGGCGAAACCTGGAAGAGAAGGAAAGAAATGAGAACATCTAGTGAACATCTATGACCCAgtgtgtggaagacccgactagaggtgatgcTGTgtaggatctggtcatttctagtcATGCTGAGCTTGTTGGGAAAGTCTCTGttggtgaaaaccttggtaacagtgacaaCAATATAATTGCATTTTatttatactgtaaaaaaaaaaacacaggctgggaggtctaaaacacttaattttaaccccttaatgaacacactttttttaacttttattttattttttatgggggggaatgaGAGAGAAAAATTTatgttgccgttgttttttgcggttattTTGGACGCTGTTCACTtgacggtttaattaatatgttaactttattgcttgAGTCATTACAATCGCGGCGATACCTTATATGTCTATGTACACTTatactaaataaaatcactttttggggaaaaaagcggttgtattttatatttgctgcaatctttttttttttccataaactttatttaactattctacttcttttttttttgccccacaaggggacttcactttgcgattttctgatcgcttatataaataTTTGTTATATTTAGGCCTGAATCCATCAGGACACGCAAGGATCCACCTGCAATATAAcagctgctgtatctcaaaaagtaaaaataatttttaataaaatgtatttaggaagttgcaccaatcacactgattgacaattttatgtaaaaaaaaataattgtaatatttatttacctgttttttggggggttttttttaagccttcctctggatcaataggggcaaatttttttttataatttctccCATCACTTCCctctctcccatcccttggttgaacttgatggacatatgtttttgtttttttgttaaccgcactaactatgtaacctgtGATGGAGAAGGAAATCCCAGTAATAAAACAACCAATTATTCTTCACTTTCCACCAGTGGTTATCACTTACCCAGAATGGCCGTGCCCACGAACACTATCGTAAACAGCACCGACTGGGGGTATCGGGCTCCCGTTTCACTGCGAATAAGAGAAAAGAGACGTCAAGGAAACAGTGCAGGAACGGGAGACAAACGCTGTCACTTTAACAGAACATTGAGGGAACATTTCTGAATGTCACAGAGGTTTAATAATGACCCAGAGACTTCTATGAACTTGATGTTAACACTTCATAGAGTTCTTCTACTTGTAATGTCCTGTATAGAATCACTTATAAGATGACACTTCTCTGCTGTATAATAAAGTAACAACGTTCAATATACAACGTCACTATGAAGATAACGTCATGTCATCTGTAATGTTCTCCACTTACCTGATGTAAATCATCAGCCGGCCATTGTCCTGGTCCAGGGTTAAGGTGTAGCAGAGCAATATCCCTCCCAGGCACAGATGGAACACAAGGATGGGCAAGAATGCCAAACCCTTAATCTCCATTGAAAATCGTGATAAAGCGCAAATCACAAAGAAACGCACAGCAATGCAGCTGCAATCTCCCTCTGAATACACAGAAAGTGAGACTGTGCTGCGTCACCGCCTTTTAGAACCTCCCAACTGTGATGTCATcagagtgatgtcacaatggAAAACTGCATAAGTCTGGATGTTTCCAGGAAGGCGACAAGatcctgtgatgtcacaatggaaaACTTTATTAGTCTGGACATGATCAGGGCTGAACGTTAAGGCTCAGTATTTTCTATGGCTGCTCCGTTATTGTCCAGTCTAATACCACAGAATAGAATTGCCGCCTGAGATTGCATGAATTATATTAATTAGGAATAATAAAAACTCTACTATGGACTATCCACAGGCGGATTTTTGGCAGATATTTCTGGCACCTGCCCTTACTGATCACACTATTATACCGCAAGGGTTAATAGTGGAGAATACACATAGTCGCACGGTGTATTGTATACAGGTTTCGGCATACACTGTGCGCCAATCATAGCCTCTCGGCCACGCGATTGATGTACATGTATGTCAGTATGCAGGAAGGGGTTGAGGCGCACGCAGCTCCGCATAAATTTGATGCACATCACTACAATATACTATACTGGCGTAAAAAACACATTTCTTAGTAAATGTCGACCATTATGTATGTCCACCTCACTCTGgtgctatacatatatatttatagggtTTTCCTGatgtatataaataaaatttagtcaatgtattatgaaaaaaaaatctgctgctttttaattttctttgtgttttcattatccactattttcaagatctctgcttgctatcagtgaatggaaatattcttgtttacatccagagattAAAAAGTCTTACAGACCTAAAACTTTCTGCTGTGAAATGCGcacaaatttgttgcagatttttcccattgaattcaatgggttagGTGACGACACGTCATCGCTGGGGTCCGGGTGTACAGAGAGCGGTGGGGACCAGGGAAGCGTTGCCTTAAGAGAGCACAAGAGGAGGTGAGAATAGTTGGATTTTTCTAAGAAACTCACCGCAGGGAAACCTGCACCAAATCTGCACGATTTGCAGCGGAAATGTGTGAACGTAGCCAAACCGGTACATTTATGGAGAATTATCCACTTCAGTAGAGAAATTCTAGATTGTAGAAAGTTTCCATCCGGTGCAAGCTGTGTCGAGTCGTAGCCAATCCAACTCCAAAGCAGAAACAAGAAAATAGAGAGACCGCAGCacctattttattgtttttattagagaTAGCCAATATTGTAAAAGGCCCGGTCTTTAGATCATCTACTTCAGTACATAGAGCCTAGATTGTAGAAGGCCTGGTCTTTAGATCATCCACTTCAGTAGATAGAGCACAGATTGTATAAGGTCCAGTATTTATATTATTCACTTCAGCAGATAGAGCCTAGATTGTAGTAGACCCAGTCTTTATATTATCCACTTCAGTAGATGAAGCCTCCATACACCAGGATGAATGGTCCTCCTGGTCAATAATCCGTATATTCATCAGTTGAGGAGAGAAGAGGGTTATAAGAGGGTTATACGTAATCTTCTTTggactgcatgtactaatgttatccccatattaagtgtcgctgatgcatcattacccaATTTAATAAACAAATAAAGCAACAAAACCTatttcttggagaatgtgggaatggccacagctttatttaacacaaccaaacatttttgtatcacatggcccggaagtaaccacttaatttattcacatctcctgtgatgccgcccactgtgaagcggcgcgcatgtaggttcttctccggattttactcttcagagcctatctccgcctgctgtgacatctgaaaaaacaaagaaaaaccacAGAAACACGCCTACGCAAAGAAAAAAGGAAGAAGCTGACGAGCCCTAAGAGTCATGGCAAAGAAAAGCAAAGAAATTAAAAGACA
This window contains:
- the LOC142664617 gene encoding DNA damage-regulated autophagy modulator protein 1-like → MEIKGLAFLPILVFHLCLGGILLCYTLTLDQDNGRLMIYISETGARYPQSVLFTIVFVGTAILGFALAFAQYKFMTLRAAACEINQEWAQKILLGLACTSCIGIVLTGSFTVC